The proteins below are encoded in one region of Desulfobacterales bacterium:
- a CDS encoding tetratricopeptide repeat protein translates to MTNLTEEKDLPSQFLLAKSESEPAPETALPADISLAALQSEFSEILQEADFFEKSMAHMAEANRFGALLLQIDDMADRLNPNELLIALMRQTDHVSRESGGLWGLMDNFQVGIVLPETDEAACKKAAERIKTAFARQTGKTLTAGIAVYPTISYDKSRILENAKKAVVHAEFFGPDSCVPFDAVSLNISGDQYYQKGDIAGAMQEYNLALLLDHGDVNVHNSLGVCYGVKGELDEALSAFKTAMRLDPKEIMPIYNAGYVYLLKKEYAPALEHFQKAEKIDPEVFELAFQTGRAYLNTDAPQTAVKYLETATRLNPKACSAFRLLGDCYHLLDRLSDAVNAYKSALKLNSEDACTLSALGFIYEIQGQNADIALMFCRRSSQLEPDNGLFRHRLARIYYNRRQLDEALEEFQKAQDLGYDSAYYIEQTMKHLRAAQ, encoded by the coding sequence ATGACCAATCTGACTGAAGAAAAGGATCTGCCATCGCAATTTCTTTTGGCCAAATCAGAGAGCGAACCTGCGCCTGAAACTGCCTTACCGGCGGATATATCCCTTGCCGCCCTCCAGTCCGAGTTTTCCGAGATTTTGCAGGAAGCGGACTTCTTTGAAAAGAGCATGGCGCATATGGCGGAGGCGAACCGCTTCGGGGCGCTGCTGCTCCAGATCGACGACATGGCGGACCGGTTAAACCCCAATGAACTATTGATCGCCCTGATGCGCCAGACAGACCATGTATCCCGGGAATCCGGCGGATTATGGGGACTGATGGACAATTTTCAGGTGGGGATCGTGCTGCCGGAAACGGATGAGGCCGCGTGCAAAAAGGCCGCAGAGCGCATCAAAACCGCATTCGCCAGACAAACCGGAAAGACCCTGACCGCCGGCATCGCTGTCTATCCCACCATCTCCTATGATAAATCCCGGATTCTGGAAAATGCAAAAAAAGCCGTCGTGCATGCCGAATTCTTCGGGCCGGACAGCTGTGTGCCGTTCGATGCGGTGAGCTTAAATATCAGCGGGGATCAGTATTATCAAAAGGGCGATATTGCCGGCGCCATGCAGGAATATAACCTGGCCCTGCTTCTGGACCACGGGGATGTAAATGTGCACAACAGCCTGGGGGTCTGCTACGGCGTTAAAGGGGAACTCGACGAGGCCCTTTCCGCATTTAAAACCGCCATGCGGCTTGATCCCAAGGAGATCATGCCGATTTACAATGCCGGGTATGTATATCTTTTAAAAAAGGAATACGCCCCTGCCCTGGAGCATTTTCAAAAGGCGGAAAAAATTGATCCGGAAGTTTTTGAGCTTGCTTTCCAAACCGGCCGGGCCTATCTGAACACCGATGCCCCGCAGACCGCTGTCAAATATCTGGAAACCGCCACCCGCTTAAATCCGAAAGCGTGCAGCGCTTTTCGGCTCCTGGGCGACTGCTACCACTTGCTGGATCGGCTAAGCGATGCGGTAAACGCCTATAAATCGGCATTAAAACTCAATTCTGAGGACGCCTGCACCCTTTCCGCACTGGGCTTTATCTATGAGATACAGGGCCAGAATGCCGATATTGCCCTGATGTTCTGCCGCCGGAGCAGCCAGCTTGAACCGGATAACGGATTATTCCGGCATCGACTGGCCCGGATCTATTATAACCGCCGGCAATTGGACGAGGCCCTGGAGGAATTCCAAAAAGCCCAGGATCTGGGATATGACTCCGCCTATTACATTGAACAGACCATGAAACATTTAAGGGCGGCCCAATGA
- a CDS encoding D-sedoheptulose 7-phosphate isomerase — protein MKQIIDRTLEKSIAVKTEFIRNNSDLIIQCAERIAACLASGHKLLIFGNGGSAADAQHMAAEFVNRFEIDRPPLAAIALSTDTSILTSIGNDFSFDEVFVKQIEALGKKDDIALGISTSGNSGNVVAALMRAREKGLATMGLAGKNGGTMAAECDHLLCVATGATARIQETHITTIHMLCDLVDRLLFPEKC, from the coding sequence ATGAAACAAATCATTGACAGAACACTGGAGAAAAGTATTGCGGTTAAAACCGAATTTATCAGAAATAACAGCGATCTTATTATTCAATGCGCCGAACGGATCGCCGCATGCCTTGCATCCGGCCACAAACTGCTGATATTCGGAAACGGCGGAAGCGCCGCGGACGCCCAGCACATGGCCGCGGAATTCGTGAACCGCTTTGAGATTGACCGGCCGCCGCTGGCCGCCATTGCGCTCAGCACTGACACCTCGATTTTAACCAGCATCGGCAATGATTTCAGCTTTGACGAGGTTTTCGTCAAACAGATCGAGGCGCTGGGCAAAAAGGATGATATCGCACTTGGCATCAGCACCAGCGGAAACTCCGGAAATGTTGTGGCAGCGCTTATGCGTGCCCGGGAAAAGGGGCTTGCCACCATGGGCCTGGCCGGCAAAAACGGCGGGACTATGGCCGCAGAATGCGATCACCTGCTCTGCGTGGCCACCGGCGCCACCGCGCGCATCCAGGAAACCCACATTACGACAATCCACATGCTCTGCGATCTGGTGGATCGGCTGCTGTTTCCCGAAAAATGCTGA
- a CDS encoding zinc ribbon domain-containing protein — translation MPIYEYACEKCDKKFETLIRGNEQAACPECGSVSVKRLLSACGFVSKGSGGETVSSSAGTSCSGCAASSCSSCGV, via the coding sequence ATGCCTATTTATGAATATGCCTGCGAAAAATGCGACAAAAAATTTGAAACCCTGATCCGGGGCAATGAACAGGCCGCCTGCCCGGAATGCGGCTCAGTATCCGTCAAGCGGCTGCTGTCTGCCTGCGGCTTTGTCAGCAAAGGCAGCGGCGGGGAGACGGTGAGCTCATCCGCCGGCACTTCCTGCTCCGGATGTGCTGCCTCATCCTGCTCCAGCTGCGGCGTATGA